AGAGCAGTTTATACTAGTCAATTTTATCTAGGACCCGGTTACCGATCGGCTTCACTCACTTGCAATATTAAGCCCGAAAACCGTCCTCAATCAGTGTTTCAAACTTTAAATCTAGGTTTTGGAATGCGCGATAACAGCACAAACAGTACAACTGTTGAGGTGAAAGTGTACTTGGATGGCAAACAGGCTGAGAATCGCACTGTCGCGCCCGGTCAGCCAACTACTTTGGCACTTGATGTAAGCAATGTTTCCAATGTTGCTGTGGAAGCTGTTTGCTCTAACCAAAGCCAATATTGCGATCGCATTTACTTTTTCACTGCTAGTCTGGAGCGACCAACTGCACCCCAACCAGTGAAAAAATAGTTTAATTGGTTAGTGGTTATTGGTTAGTGGTTAGTAGTCGAATAACCAATCACCTCTAATTAGGGCTTGCTGAAAAAGTCAGAAAACAGCAAGATAAGAATTGATTAGTTACTCAACAAGGGTCTAATATAAGCAGATGCTATCTATGATTTAAGGACTGATTATTTTCAATAATAGTAAATGGGGAAAAAGGTGTAGTTTTAAAAAATAGACATAAAAAAGCATAAAATAGCCGCGAGAGCTGAGTAGAAAGATTCATCACTAAAAAAGTAATAGCAATTGCAGTTTCAGAAGTATGAGCAAGTTTCGTCATCACGCGATTGAGGCTAAATCTTCTTTTCCCCTGTCCAAATTTTCCCTCAATACAATTACGAATTCTCTCAGATTCTAAATCTTGTTTCTTTTTTTCTTTACTAACATTAGCTGGGGGTCTTCCTAAAGGAGGTCCGCTCATTATAATACCTCTTTCTTTACACCAAGCTCGGTTCTCTCTTGTGCGATAAATTTTATCAACATGAACAGATTCTGGATAGTACCCTGTGTAATTTTTAAAGGCTTCTACTTGAGCTTTTAAGTCTCCTGATTCATTAAAATTATCCCAACTTATATGGTCTAAAAATATATATCCTTCAAAGCAACTAGCAGACAATTTTGCCCCAAATTCTACCGATTTACCAGCTTTCCCTCGGACAATTGGACGGATATGTGGTTGGGTTAAACTGACAATGCGGTCGTCAATACTCTGTTTTTTATTTTCATACAACCAGAGTTGTTGACGGTAGACTTCTGCAACTACAAGCAACATCTTATATTGTCTGTGACTTAAATCTTCCAGAGAGGCTCCTGAAATAATTAGCTGTTCAATATGAGATAAGTTTCTTTTGATATATTGAAGTTGTTTTCTAATTGCTTTTCTCCTGTCTTTTTGGGAAACGCGACGTTTTTTAGCGACTGCTAGATAATCCTTTCTAGCCCTCTCTCTATAGGTTCTTGGTTTTTTCTCTAATTGACCCAAAGTCTGTTCGTAAAGTAAGTCTATAATTTTCTCTGTCTGTTTTCTTGCTTGATTGAGTAGCTCTAAATCTGTCGGATAGCTGATATCACCCGGAGCACAAGTTGCATCTATTATTAATTTTCCCCGATTTTTGGGTGTCTCACCTTCTTCTTCTGGTGATTCTGTTTTTTTTTCAGATAGTTTAGAAGATGTTGCTTCTAGCATCTTCTTCACCATTTCTTGATTCACTTTGTTAACAAGCTCCACACTAATTCTTTCCCGAAAATGTACCAACATTGATGCATCAAATGGAGCTTCATTACTATAATATGACATTCCTATAAAGTACTGTAGATAAGGATTTTCTTTAATTTGCTCTACTGTTTCTCTATCGCTTATCCCCAACTTTTCTTTGATTATTAATGCCCCTAATGCCATCCGAAAAGATTTGGCAGGTGCTCCCATCTCTACTGAGAAAAATGAAGAATATTCTTCTTCAAATTCTGTCCAAGGAATGAAAGCAGCCATCATTACCCAACGATTATCTTCTGATAACTTGCCCTCGAACGGGAGTTCAAAGTTTTCAGTTGGGATTGAAGTTTGTCCCTGTTTTCG
This genomic interval from Scytonema hofmannii PCC 7110 contains the following:
- a CDS encoding IS5 family transposase; protein product: MYRKQGQTSIPTENFELPFEGKLSEDNRWVMMAAFIPWTEFEEEYSSFFSVEMGAPAKSFRMALGALIIKEKLGISDRETVEQIKENPYLQYFIGMSYYSNEAPFDASMLVHFRERISVELVNKVNQEMVKKMLEATSSKLSEKKTESPEEEGETPKNRGKLIIDATCAPGDISYPTDLELLNQARKQTEKIIDLLYEQTLGQLEKKPRTYRERARKDYLAVAKKRRVSQKDRRKAIRKQLQYIKRNLSHIEQLIISGASLEDLSHRQYKMLLVVAEVYRQQLWLYENKKQSIDDRIVSLTQPHIRPIVRGKAGKSVEFGAKLSASCFEGYIFLDHISWDNFNESGDLKAQVEAFKNYTGYYPESVHVDKIYRTRENRAWCKERGIIMSGPPLGRPPANVSKEKKKQDLESERIRNCIEGKFGQGKRRFSLNRVMTKLAHTSETAIAITFLVMNLSTQLSRLFYAFLCLFFKTTPFSPFTIIENNQSLNHR